From a region of the Syngnathoides biaculeatus isolate LvHL_M chromosome 2, ASM1980259v1, whole genome shotgun sequence genome:
- the LOC133493208 gene encoding SRSF protein kinase 3-like isoform X2, with protein MQIASTGMASTSSASGTKKHRRRGKKHRRIRTEETCCDDLCDRPQPQMQDDLSVTPFTPKTILTQGSTTVEDQEMTPHSLDKCCPDQDPPTRDLTYSALACPRCPKNIPQSAMPLSCIPLTVTQLNQPLSITHYRSAHNQSLPVTHESSAHSQPITFPAQSPTHRKSLPVTPLRRHLLPVTSQSPSHSHSPPNSNQSFTQSQPHSALAHSLAHSKSLSVSPQSRDLLPVTSQTLVYNQSLPMPSQSSTHSQSTSILFQNPTNSQTLPVSSQSPTHSQSLFMLSQNSAHRQVLPVSAQIYAYSQSFPVPSLSPTHSTSQSPSNFSKEMPYDFSAWTHLRFENTKSTPATAKTTSLFPANASTTAPLNTSHPDPLLLTSVNFTTNVSSSPVCSSLWSSSGTSLQNSKPRPSTSVMSSVPMCTTIPPLAQLNPPPGELTLPPAQPLGSDDEEQEDPSDYCKGGYYPVAIGDLFNGRYHVVRKLGWGHFSTVWLCWDLQKKRFVALKVVKSAPHYTETALDEIKLLRCVRDSDPSDPHRETIVQLIDDFKISGVNGVHVCMVLEVLGHQLLKWIIKSNYMGLPLVCVKSLIRQVLQGLDYLHTKCKIIHTDIKPENILLDVDEVYIRRLAAEATIWQRVGAPPPSGSSVSTAHLGIQVGKMSKNKKKKLKRKAKRQEKLLEERLMDIQKLDEEDGMLTNFLPLINGNTSCNAINDKVNPLSSCSWLEDSCHGPGRFSSPMSGISGFSSSAISATSESTLSTHSGCSSGQDLFSASDFVLSPLDPHNADKLQVKIADLGNACWVHKHFTEDIQTRQYRALEVLIGAQYGPPADIWSTACMAFELATGDYLFEPHSGEDYTRDEDHIAHIIELLGSIPLPFALSGRYSREYFNRRGELTRVHRIHVQYNVSHMTCMWVTGDLRHISTLKPWALFEVLLEKYEWPLDQAAQFSDFLSSMLELEPERRATAAECLQHAWLQQ; from the exons ATGCAAATAG CCTCCACCGGGATGGCAAGTACAAGCTCTGCCTCCGGCACCAAGAAGCACAGACGGCGTGGTAAAAAGCACCGCAGAATTCGCACTGAGGAGACCTG TTGTGATGACCTTTGTGACAGACCACAACCCCAGATGCAGGATGACCTTTCAGTCACACCTTTCACACCAAAAACGATCCTAACTCAAGGAAGTACCACAGTTGAAGACCAAGAAATGACCCCCCATTCTTTGGATAAATGCTGCCCTGACCAGGACCCCCCCACCAGAGATTTAACATATAGCGCTTTAGCTTGCCCCCGGTGTCCTAAAAATATTCCCCAGAGCGCCATGCCCCTGTCTTGTATTCCCCTGACAGTGACACAACTCAACCAGCCACTTTCTATTACACATTACAGGTCAGCCCACAACCAGTCACTTCCTGTTACACATGAGAGTTCTGCCCACAGCCAGCCAATTACTTTCCCAGCTCAGAGTCCCACCCACAGGAAATCCCTTCCTGTTACACCTCTGAGGAGACATTTACTTCCCGTCACATCTCAGAGCCCCTCTCATAGTCATTCACCTCCCAATTCAAATCAAAGCTTTACGCAGAGCCAGCCACATTCTGCCCTGGCTCACAGTCTTGCCCACAGCAAATCACTCTCTGTTTCACCACAGAGCAGAGATTTACTTCCTGTTACATCTCAGACCCTTGTCTACAACCAGTCACTTCCTATGCCATCTCAGAGCTCCACTCATAGCCAGTCAACTTCTATTCTCTTTCAAAATCCCACCAATAGCCAGACACTTCCTGTCTCATCTCAAAGCCCCACCCATAGTCAGTCACTTTTTATGTTATCTCAAAACTCCGCACACAGGCAGGTACTTCCTGTCTCAGCTCAAATTTATGCATACAGCCAGTCATTTCCTGTACCATCTCTGAGCCCCACCCATAGCACAAGTCAATCACCATCAAACTTCAGTAAGGAAATGCCATATGATTTCAGCGCATGGACTCATTTAcgttttgaaaatacaaaatctaCTCCAGCAACAGCTAAAACCACCAGCCTTTTCCCAGCAAATGCCTCAACCACTGCTCCGTTAAATACTTCCCACCCAGATCCATTACTTCTCACCTCTGTTAACTTCACGACCAATGTCTCCTCCTCTCCCGTCTGTTCCTCTCTCTGGTCCTCCTCTGGCACCTCCCTTCAAAACTCAAAACCTCGCCCTTCAACCTCTGTGATGTCATCAGTGCCAATGTGCACAACCATCCCCCCACTGGCCCAACTGAACCCACCACCTGGAGAGTTAACGCTGCCCCCTGCTCAGCCTTTAGGTTCTGATGATGAAGAGCAAGAAGACCCGTCAGATTACTGCAAAG GTGGTTACTACCCGGTCGCCATTGGGGACCTCTTTAATGGGAGGTACCATGTAGTCCGCAAACTTGGCTGGGGACATTTCTCTACTGTATGGCTCTGCTGGGACCTGCA GAAGAAACGCTTTGTAGCATTGAAGGTGGTGAAGAGCGCACCCCATTACACAGAGACAGCACTGGATGAGATCAAATTACTCAGATGT GTGAGAGACAGTGACCCCTCTGACCCCCACAGAGAGACGATTGTCCAACTGATTGATGACTTTAAGATTTCTGGAGTCAACGGAGTGC ATGTGTGTATGGTTCTGGAAGTTCTTGGTCATCAGCTGTTAAAATGGATAATCAAGTCAAATTACATGGGCCTTCCTCTGGTATGCGTTAAGAGCCTCATTAGACAG GTGTTGCAGGGTCTGGACTACCTGCACACGAAGTGTAAGATCATCCATACAGACATAAAACCAGAGAACATATTGTTGGATGTGGATGAGGTCTACATTAGAAGGCTGGCTGCCGAGGCCACTATCTGGCAGAGAGTGGGTGCCCCACCCCCTTCTGGATCATCAG TCAGCACTGCTCACTTGGGCATCCAG gttggtaaaatgtccaaaaacaagaagaaaaagttgAAGAGAAAAGCAAAGCGGCAGGAGAAACTATTAGAAGAGAGACTGATGGACATTCAG AAGTTGGATGAGGAAGATGGCATGCTCACTAACT TCCTTCCACTCATCAATGGCAACACTTCCTGCAATGCAATCAATGACAAAGTGAACCCATTGTCATCTTGTTCCTGGTTGGAGGACAGTTGCCATGGCCCAGGGCGGTTTTCCAGCCCCATGTCTGGCATCTCGGGGTTCTCCAGCTCTGCGATCTCAGCCACATCGGAATCAACTCTTTCCACGCATTCAGGATGCTCCAGTGGACAAGACT TGTTTAGCGCATCAGACTTTGTCCTCAGTCCTCTTGACCCTCATAACGCTGACAAGTTGCAAGTGAAGATTGCTGATCTTGGAAATGCTTGCTGGGTG CACAAGCATTTCACTGAGGACATTCAAACAAGACAGTACCGGGCCCTGGAGGTTTTGATTGGAGCTCAGTATGGACCACCTGCTGACATCTGGAGCACTGCCTGCATG GCATTTGAGTTGGCCACAGGTGATTATTTATTTGAACCTCATTCAGGCGAAGATTACACCAGAGATGAAG ATCACATTGCACACATCATTGAGCTGCTGGGCTCCATCCCTTTGCCCTTCGCCTTGTCTGGCAGATATTCCAGAGAATACTTCAACAGACGAGGTGAGCTCACTCGTGTCCATAGAAtccatgtacagtacaatgtCTCACATATGACTTGTATGTGGGTGACAGGTGACCTGCGCCATATCTCTACCTTGAAGCCGTGGGCACTGTTTGAGGTCCTCCTGGAGAAGTATGAGTGGCCACTGGACCAGGCCGCTCAGTTCAGTGACTTCCTTTCCAGCATGTTGGAACTGGAACCCGAACGCAGGGCAACAGCTGCCGAGTGTCTGCAGCACGCGTGGCTTCAGCAATAA
- the LOC133493208 gene encoding SRSF protein kinase 3-like isoform X3 — translation MQIAASTGMASTSSASGTKKHRRRGKKHRRIRTEETCCDDLCDRPQPQMQDDLSVTPFTPKTILTQGSTTVEDQEMTPHSLDKCCPDQDPPTRDLTYSALACPRCPKNIPQSAMPLSCIPLTVTQLNQPLSITHYRSAHNQSLPVTHESSAHSQPITFPAQSPTHRKSLPVTPLRRHLLPVTSQSPSHSHSPPNSNQSFTQSQPHSALAHSLAHSKSLSVSPQSRDLLPVTSQTLVYNQSLPMPSQSSTHSQSTSILFQNPTNSQTLPVSSQSPTHSQSLFMLSQNSAHRQVLPVSAQIYAYSQSFPVPSLSPTHSTSQSPSNFSKEMPYDFSAWTHLRFENTKSTPATAKTTSLFPANASTTAPLNTSHPDPLLLTSVNFTTNVSSSPVCSSLWSSSGTSLQNSKPRPSTSVMSSVPMCTTIPPLAQLNPPPGELTLPPAQPLGSDDEEQEDPSDYCKGGYYPVAIGDLFNGRYHVVRKLGWGHFSTVWLCWDLQKKRFVALKVVKSAPHYTETALDEIKLLRCVRDSDPSDPHRETIVQLIDDFKISGVNGVHVCMVLEVLGHQLLKWIIKSNYMGLPLVCVKSLIRQVLQGLDYLHTKCKIIHTDIKPENILLDVDEVYIRRLAAEATIWQRVGAPPPSGSSVSTAHLGIQVGKMSKNKKKKLKRKAKRQEKLLEERLMDIQKLDEEDGMLTNFLPLINGNTSCNAINDKVNPLSSCSWLEDSCHGPGRFSSPMSGISGFSSSAISATSESTLSTHSGCSSGQDLFSASDFVLSPLDPHNADKLQVKIADLGNACWVHKHFTEDIQTRQYRALEVLIGAQYGPPADIWSTACMAFELATGDYLFEPHSGEDYTRDEDHIAHIIELLGSIPLPFALSGRYSREYFNRRGDLRHISTLKPWALFEVLLEKYEWPLDQAAQFSDFLSSMLELEPERRATAAECLQHAWLQQ, via the exons ATGCAAATAG CAGCCTCCACCGGGATGGCAAGTACAAGCTCTGCCTCCGGCACCAAGAAGCACAGACGGCGTGGTAAAAAGCACCGCAGAATTCGCACTGAGGAGACCTG TTGTGATGACCTTTGTGACAGACCACAACCCCAGATGCAGGATGACCTTTCAGTCACACCTTTCACACCAAAAACGATCCTAACTCAAGGAAGTACCACAGTTGAAGACCAAGAAATGACCCCCCATTCTTTGGATAAATGCTGCCCTGACCAGGACCCCCCCACCAGAGATTTAACATATAGCGCTTTAGCTTGCCCCCGGTGTCCTAAAAATATTCCCCAGAGCGCCATGCCCCTGTCTTGTATTCCCCTGACAGTGACACAACTCAACCAGCCACTTTCTATTACACATTACAGGTCAGCCCACAACCAGTCACTTCCTGTTACACATGAGAGTTCTGCCCACAGCCAGCCAATTACTTTCCCAGCTCAGAGTCCCACCCACAGGAAATCCCTTCCTGTTACACCTCTGAGGAGACATTTACTTCCCGTCACATCTCAGAGCCCCTCTCATAGTCATTCACCTCCCAATTCAAATCAAAGCTTTACGCAGAGCCAGCCACATTCTGCCCTGGCTCACAGTCTTGCCCACAGCAAATCACTCTCTGTTTCACCACAGAGCAGAGATTTACTTCCTGTTACATCTCAGACCCTTGTCTACAACCAGTCACTTCCTATGCCATCTCAGAGCTCCACTCATAGCCAGTCAACTTCTATTCTCTTTCAAAATCCCACCAATAGCCAGACACTTCCTGTCTCATCTCAAAGCCCCACCCATAGTCAGTCACTTTTTATGTTATCTCAAAACTCCGCACACAGGCAGGTACTTCCTGTCTCAGCTCAAATTTATGCATACAGCCAGTCATTTCCTGTACCATCTCTGAGCCCCACCCATAGCACAAGTCAATCACCATCAAACTTCAGTAAGGAAATGCCATATGATTTCAGCGCATGGACTCATTTAcgttttgaaaatacaaaatctaCTCCAGCAACAGCTAAAACCACCAGCCTTTTCCCAGCAAATGCCTCAACCACTGCTCCGTTAAATACTTCCCACCCAGATCCATTACTTCTCACCTCTGTTAACTTCACGACCAATGTCTCCTCCTCTCCCGTCTGTTCCTCTCTCTGGTCCTCCTCTGGCACCTCCCTTCAAAACTCAAAACCTCGCCCTTCAACCTCTGTGATGTCATCAGTGCCAATGTGCACAACCATCCCCCCACTGGCCCAACTGAACCCACCACCTGGAGAGTTAACGCTGCCCCCTGCTCAGCCTTTAGGTTCTGATGATGAAGAGCAAGAAGACCCGTCAGATTACTGCAAAG GTGGTTACTACCCGGTCGCCATTGGGGACCTCTTTAATGGGAGGTACCATGTAGTCCGCAAACTTGGCTGGGGACATTTCTCTACTGTATGGCTCTGCTGGGACCTGCA GAAGAAACGCTTTGTAGCATTGAAGGTGGTGAAGAGCGCACCCCATTACACAGAGACAGCACTGGATGAGATCAAATTACTCAGATGT GTGAGAGACAGTGACCCCTCTGACCCCCACAGAGAGACGATTGTCCAACTGATTGATGACTTTAAGATTTCTGGAGTCAACGGAGTGC ATGTGTGTATGGTTCTGGAAGTTCTTGGTCATCAGCTGTTAAAATGGATAATCAAGTCAAATTACATGGGCCTTCCTCTGGTATGCGTTAAGAGCCTCATTAGACAG GTGTTGCAGGGTCTGGACTACCTGCACACGAAGTGTAAGATCATCCATACAGACATAAAACCAGAGAACATATTGTTGGATGTGGATGAGGTCTACATTAGAAGGCTGGCTGCCGAGGCCACTATCTGGCAGAGAGTGGGTGCCCCACCCCCTTCTGGATCATCAG TCAGCACTGCTCACTTGGGCATCCAG gttggtaaaatgtccaaaaacaagaagaaaaagttgAAGAGAAAAGCAAAGCGGCAGGAGAAACTATTAGAAGAGAGACTGATGGACATTCAG AAGTTGGATGAGGAAGATGGCATGCTCACTAACT TCCTTCCACTCATCAATGGCAACACTTCCTGCAATGCAATCAATGACAAAGTGAACCCATTGTCATCTTGTTCCTGGTTGGAGGACAGTTGCCATGGCCCAGGGCGGTTTTCCAGCCCCATGTCTGGCATCTCGGGGTTCTCCAGCTCTGCGATCTCAGCCACATCGGAATCAACTCTTTCCACGCATTCAGGATGCTCCAGTGGACAAGACT TGTTTAGCGCATCAGACTTTGTCCTCAGTCCTCTTGACCCTCATAACGCTGACAAGTTGCAAGTGAAGATTGCTGATCTTGGAAATGCTTGCTGGGTG CACAAGCATTTCACTGAGGACATTCAAACAAGACAGTACCGGGCCCTGGAGGTTTTGATTGGAGCTCAGTATGGACCACCTGCTGACATCTGGAGCACTGCCTGCATG GCATTTGAGTTGGCCACAGGTGATTATTTATTTGAACCTCATTCAGGCGAAGATTACACCAGAGATGAAG ATCACATTGCACACATCATTGAGCTGCTGGGCTCCATCCCTTTGCCCTTCGCCTTGTCTGGCAGATATTCCAGAGAATACTTCAACAGACGAG GTGACCTGCGCCATATCTCTACCTTGAAGCCGTGGGCACTGTTTGAGGTCCTCCTGGAGAAGTATGAGTGGCCACTGGACCAGGCCGCTCAGTTCAGTGACTTCCTTTCCAGCATGTTGGAACTGGAACCCGAACGCAGGGCAACAGCTGCCGAGTGTCTGCAGCACGCGTGGCTTCAGCAATAA
- the LOC133493208 gene encoding SRSF protein kinase 3-like isoform X1: MQIAASTGMASTSSASGTKKHRRRGKKHRRIRTEETCCDDLCDRPQPQMQDDLSVTPFTPKTILTQGSTTVEDQEMTPHSLDKCCPDQDPPTRDLTYSALACPRCPKNIPQSAMPLSCIPLTVTQLNQPLSITHYRSAHNQSLPVTHESSAHSQPITFPAQSPTHRKSLPVTPLRRHLLPVTSQSPSHSHSPPNSNQSFTQSQPHSALAHSLAHSKSLSVSPQSRDLLPVTSQTLVYNQSLPMPSQSSTHSQSTSILFQNPTNSQTLPVSSQSPTHSQSLFMLSQNSAHRQVLPVSAQIYAYSQSFPVPSLSPTHSTSQSPSNFSKEMPYDFSAWTHLRFENTKSTPATAKTTSLFPANASTTAPLNTSHPDPLLLTSVNFTTNVSSSPVCSSLWSSSGTSLQNSKPRPSTSVMSSVPMCTTIPPLAQLNPPPGELTLPPAQPLGSDDEEQEDPSDYCKGGYYPVAIGDLFNGRYHVVRKLGWGHFSTVWLCWDLQKKRFVALKVVKSAPHYTETALDEIKLLRCVRDSDPSDPHRETIVQLIDDFKISGVNGVHVCMVLEVLGHQLLKWIIKSNYMGLPLVCVKSLIRQVLQGLDYLHTKCKIIHTDIKPENILLDVDEVYIRRLAAEATIWQRVGAPPPSGSSVSTAHLGIQVGKMSKNKKKKLKRKAKRQEKLLEERLMDIQKLDEEDGMLTNFLPLINGNTSCNAINDKVNPLSSCSWLEDSCHGPGRFSSPMSGISGFSSSAISATSESTLSTHSGCSSGQDLFSASDFVLSPLDPHNADKLQVKIADLGNACWVHKHFTEDIQTRQYRALEVLIGAQYGPPADIWSTACMAFELATGDYLFEPHSGEDYTRDEDHIAHIIELLGSIPLPFALSGRYSREYFNRRGELTRVHRIHVQYNVSHMTCMWVTGDLRHISTLKPWALFEVLLEKYEWPLDQAAQFSDFLSSMLELEPERRATAAECLQHAWLQQ; this comes from the exons ATGCAAATAG CAGCCTCCACCGGGATGGCAAGTACAAGCTCTGCCTCCGGCACCAAGAAGCACAGACGGCGTGGTAAAAAGCACCGCAGAATTCGCACTGAGGAGACCTG TTGTGATGACCTTTGTGACAGACCACAACCCCAGATGCAGGATGACCTTTCAGTCACACCTTTCACACCAAAAACGATCCTAACTCAAGGAAGTACCACAGTTGAAGACCAAGAAATGACCCCCCATTCTTTGGATAAATGCTGCCCTGACCAGGACCCCCCCACCAGAGATTTAACATATAGCGCTTTAGCTTGCCCCCGGTGTCCTAAAAATATTCCCCAGAGCGCCATGCCCCTGTCTTGTATTCCCCTGACAGTGACACAACTCAACCAGCCACTTTCTATTACACATTACAGGTCAGCCCACAACCAGTCACTTCCTGTTACACATGAGAGTTCTGCCCACAGCCAGCCAATTACTTTCCCAGCTCAGAGTCCCACCCACAGGAAATCCCTTCCTGTTACACCTCTGAGGAGACATTTACTTCCCGTCACATCTCAGAGCCCCTCTCATAGTCATTCACCTCCCAATTCAAATCAAAGCTTTACGCAGAGCCAGCCACATTCTGCCCTGGCTCACAGTCTTGCCCACAGCAAATCACTCTCTGTTTCACCACAGAGCAGAGATTTACTTCCTGTTACATCTCAGACCCTTGTCTACAACCAGTCACTTCCTATGCCATCTCAGAGCTCCACTCATAGCCAGTCAACTTCTATTCTCTTTCAAAATCCCACCAATAGCCAGACACTTCCTGTCTCATCTCAAAGCCCCACCCATAGTCAGTCACTTTTTATGTTATCTCAAAACTCCGCACACAGGCAGGTACTTCCTGTCTCAGCTCAAATTTATGCATACAGCCAGTCATTTCCTGTACCATCTCTGAGCCCCACCCATAGCACAAGTCAATCACCATCAAACTTCAGTAAGGAAATGCCATATGATTTCAGCGCATGGACTCATTTAcgttttgaaaatacaaaatctaCTCCAGCAACAGCTAAAACCACCAGCCTTTTCCCAGCAAATGCCTCAACCACTGCTCCGTTAAATACTTCCCACCCAGATCCATTACTTCTCACCTCTGTTAACTTCACGACCAATGTCTCCTCCTCTCCCGTCTGTTCCTCTCTCTGGTCCTCCTCTGGCACCTCCCTTCAAAACTCAAAACCTCGCCCTTCAACCTCTGTGATGTCATCAGTGCCAATGTGCACAACCATCCCCCCACTGGCCCAACTGAACCCACCACCTGGAGAGTTAACGCTGCCCCCTGCTCAGCCTTTAGGTTCTGATGATGAAGAGCAAGAAGACCCGTCAGATTACTGCAAAG GTGGTTACTACCCGGTCGCCATTGGGGACCTCTTTAATGGGAGGTACCATGTAGTCCGCAAACTTGGCTGGGGACATTTCTCTACTGTATGGCTCTGCTGGGACCTGCA GAAGAAACGCTTTGTAGCATTGAAGGTGGTGAAGAGCGCACCCCATTACACAGAGACAGCACTGGATGAGATCAAATTACTCAGATGT GTGAGAGACAGTGACCCCTCTGACCCCCACAGAGAGACGATTGTCCAACTGATTGATGACTTTAAGATTTCTGGAGTCAACGGAGTGC ATGTGTGTATGGTTCTGGAAGTTCTTGGTCATCAGCTGTTAAAATGGATAATCAAGTCAAATTACATGGGCCTTCCTCTGGTATGCGTTAAGAGCCTCATTAGACAG GTGTTGCAGGGTCTGGACTACCTGCACACGAAGTGTAAGATCATCCATACAGACATAAAACCAGAGAACATATTGTTGGATGTGGATGAGGTCTACATTAGAAGGCTGGCTGCCGAGGCCACTATCTGGCAGAGAGTGGGTGCCCCACCCCCTTCTGGATCATCAG TCAGCACTGCTCACTTGGGCATCCAG gttggtaaaatgtccaaaaacaagaagaaaaagttgAAGAGAAAAGCAAAGCGGCAGGAGAAACTATTAGAAGAGAGACTGATGGACATTCAG AAGTTGGATGAGGAAGATGGCATGCTCACTAACT TCCTTCCACTCATCAATGGCAACACTTCCTGCAATGCAATCAATGACAAAGTGAACCCATTGTCATCTTGTTCCTGGTTGGAGGACAGTTGCCATGGCCCAGGGCGGTTTTCCAGCCCCATGTCTGGCATCTCGGGGTTCTCCAGCTCTGCGATCTCAGCCACATCGGAATCAACTCTTTCCACGCATTCAGGATGCTCCAGTGGACAAGACT TGTTTAGCGCATCAGACTTTGTCCTCAGTCCTCTTGACCCTCATAACGCTGACAAGTTGCAAGTGAAGATTGCTGATCTTGGAAATGCTTGCTGGGTG CACAAGCATTTCACTGAGGACATTCAAACAAGACAGTACCGGGCCCTGGAGGTTTTGATTGGAGCTCAGTATGGACCACCTGCTGACATCTGGAGCACTGCCTGCATG GCATTTGAGTTGGCCACAGGTGATTATTTATTTGAACCTCATTCAGGCGAAGATTACACCAGAGATGAAG ATCACATTGCACACATCATTGAGCTGCTGGGCTCCATCCCTTTGCCCTTCGCCTTGTCTGGCAGATATTCCAGAGAATACTTCAACAGACGAGGTGAGCTCACTCGTGTCCATAGAAtccatgtacagtacaatgtCTCACATATGACTTGTATGTGGGTGACAGGTGACCTGCGCCATATCTCTACCTTGAAGCCGTGGGCACTGTTTGAGGTCCTCCTGGAGAAGTATGAGTGGCCACTGGACCAGGCCGCTCAGTTCAGTGACTTCCTTTCCAGCATGTTGGAACTGGAACCCGAACGCAGGGCAACAGCTGCCGAGTGTCTGCAGCACGCGTGGCTTCAGCAATAA